The nucleotide sequence AAGTAAATCACAAGGGTCTCTTTGAAAATAGCCCAAACTACAGGTGGTCTGGATGGAATTTGCCTTAGATCCCAAGTACCGGTGGTTTCAGAGCTCATTTTTATGTCAAACATGCCACTCTTCTCAACCAGAAGTCAGAGGAGGTTAATATTACCGTATTTCTCAAGAGAGCTCCACACCATAGTATAGCAGGTTATAGTTTATGGACCCTAGAGGATCAGTGTAACTAACTTTTCATGGTAAGAACATCTTGAGCAGAGGTACAATAGCACCATCGGTCCTAATGAAGTGCAGTCTACACCTGGATTTAAATGCTAGCTAGTTCCACAATGTCTTTGTGAGATTAAAAAGGTGAAAAAAGGTCAAGGCTTCatgaattgaaaaaatattggaCATGGGAATTAGTTTGGCTCTAATTAGGCACTGAAAGAAAAGACAACCACCAGAGATGAAATATTATCTGGTTTGCATAATAAAACTGATGACAAATAAATGCAAGGAAGATAAATCTTTTATTCAAAACGAAAAAACATTAATATCTAACTCAAAAAATACCCTGGTCAGGAACTGAATTTAATTTTGACAGTTTCTAATCCctgaattattttctatgataaTACAACTAATACTTACCACAAGAATAACAAATAGTCAAAAAGCAATGTGGAAGACATTATATGAAATAGACTTGATTAGGTCTTAGATGGACACCAGGTTGATGAAAAAGTGATGCATTACCATTTTAGTCAGTGCTGGATCTATACCTTAAGAACTTAGTATAATGCCCATGATATTGTTTTTCAAAATCATTATGAAGAGTTGGAGTATTAATACTATTCTGGTAGTGTTCCGACTGTCTTGGAATATGCTTCTCCAATCATCATGATCGTGAACAGAAGTATTAACTATACCAACTGATATTTTCTCTTTCAGCCTAACCATGTACTTAAAAATAGGGGGCATTCCTGATGCACAAAGCTCCCTGCTTTGCAAGGGTTGGGGAGGGTAGTTTTCTATACACAgcctttttcttgattttctacAAAGAGATTGTTTCAACAACTTGAACCTGACTTTTCAATCACAAAAAAACAACTTTAGCATTGCTACCAAGGCCCGCCCTCTCGACCATGCACTTAAAACTTCCAAAAcgtaacaaaaataaaacagtaGAGTATCGGCACTGCTACTTACATTGGAAATAGCTAATGTCTCCAAGTAAGCtatgaaataagaaagagagaagatccAAGCTGCCTTGATAACCCACTGGCTTTTCTCTGGAAAGTCAGCAACAAAATGCTGTAGTCTGCGAAGTGTTATGTTTGATGTTACATGATAAAATAGGAAGCACACATGAGTGAGAAGAAAAGTTGTATGTGGTACCTGCACAGAATAACAACTGTTTAGATTGCATTGCTGTCAAACTGATAAAGCTGAGAGAATTAAATGGAGACTAAAAATTTTTGTGGGTTAACTTACATTATTCATCTTCCATGATGGGAAGGTATATGAAGCTCCTAAAACTGTGAAGAAATAATGGGTCCAAAAATAATTCCCTACATAGCTGAAGATTATTATCCAGATACTGGCCTGTCATGGTAACAAATCTACAGGTTACAACCAAGAAGAGAGAATCACCATAGCATCACTATCTCATTCACATAGCTTGGTcaaaaggttcagtttctgTAGCTTCCCCTAACCACTAAATGGGCTAAAAGAACATTTAACAGAGTaatcaaatactaaaaaaaatgttGGACAATGAATTGCTTTTTAAGAGTGTAATTCTATGCCTGATTGAAGGCTTAATGAACTGGCTAGATGGTGCCTCCTAATGCCCAAATTCTATGTCCAGGAAATACAACTCCAATTTGACACGGCCTTCAGCTCATGTAATGCAACAAACACTCAAAGTTATCTTCAATTGAGTGGTCTACTCAATCAGTGAAAAGGGAAAAGCAGTTGGATTTTCTtcagagttatattttcttgtatgaTTAAGTAGCATTCTGGTTTAAGCTATCACATACTTAGCAAGTGTACTAGTAATTTCATAGCCACAAGATAGTCTAGTTAGCAAGTCACTGCATGTGACTTTAACTTTGCGGTGGTTGCATGTGGGATATATGAATAAGGTGCCTAGAATGGAAGCGATATGTGTCTTTTTAGTAGATAGTCGCATCACATAAATGCCGTATGCAACTGGTATGCTAATGTGACAGCACATTTCCATGTCACTATGATGTAGTTTAGTACTTTCTTATCAGTAATTCACTATGAAATAACCTCCTTAAATTTTTAGTTACAAATGAGGCTGTGATCTTTGTTATgaacaaggttttttttttttttttttttttttggggggggggggggggggggagtattGTGAACAAGGTTGTGGAGGAATCTTTTGTACAAAATTTCATATTTGGTTTCTTTGTTCTAGTTGTGCTACTGCAGAGGGCTGTTTAACCCCAGGGACATAGTTTTCAACCCATACTACTAGTGTTTTGATGTAATCAGTTGAAGTCTTACTTTTGCATGCTTTTTAGCCTCCAATCAACTACACTAATTTTGGTAGCAAAGAAAATTGAGATCCTCAATTTTCTTCACCATAATGTAcattgatataaataatataaataacaagTAGACATGGTCCGAAGATTGAAAACAAAGAATAGGCCGATGGGACAAAGAGTACAATTGAGgatcaaagaaaagaaagtaatGATAATTTCCAAATAATGGAAGTATCCTTCTCACGCTTTTCAAGAGAAGGATATATAAAGCTTATGAAGAGGTTTGTTGGGTAAAGGAGCTAGGTAAACAACAACAATGATagctacatggattctagctcTAGGTAAAGTTAAGAGAAATAGAATTATggttaaaaggaaattaaaaatttaacacaaGAACAACCACAACAAAATGAAAGGTATagatgcaaaaacaaaaactttgtgATCCAACATAACAAACGACGTTAAATTGCTAGTTAACCACCAAGTCATCATCAATGCCATCTCCAATGCTACAAGTAGGATGATCTGTGATGGAATCGGATAGAGATGGCATTCATTTAGCTtccaccacccccccccccccccgggaaaaaaaaaaaggacaagtAAACTCCTTAAAGGGACAAACTCTacacataaaaaaagaaaaaaaaaatagcaaaatacaAATGGTTCCAATTACCTAGGCATAACCAATAGTAAATAATCTAAAAACTACAAACAGACTAGTACACAAGAAGGATTGTCTTGTCTCAACCaccaaacaaataaaatataacattctACACCTTTGAATGCTGTCCCATTCCTTACTTTCAAGATCAGGAATTGAGTTTCTTTCAAAcgattttcataaaattttgttaaaagaaGAGGTATTGGGGAGGTACCGGTAACAAGGACAAGGCAAAGACACAAATTTAGTAAATGATttgaaatttatcttttaaggCAATCCATTGGACTTTGTTTCACTCCTGTGAATTAGATATTATGGATAAAAGTGATCTCAACAATACTACTatatttcttcttgattttaTAGAATCATATATCATGATTGAGTCACAGACCATAAATCTAAAAACTGCAAATTAACATATAGTCAACCTATTCACATTTCTACAGTTCAGAACACCTTACAAGCATATGGTCAGAGTTTTATTATGCTACAAAGTACTTGCCTTCACCCAGTAGCGATCCTTCCAACATAAACTGCTATCAGCCTGCAAAAATATGCCAATATCCAAAATATTAGTCCATCAAAATCCAAAATGTTATCTTAGGATATCCAGCTGCTAAACTGCTCCACCAGATTGTACTTTTAGTTAACTGTGAAGCTGTACTCTGGAGGTACAGATGAGTTCACCAATTTCCATCATCCTTTGTAATGTTAATCACAGGTAGATAATTCATCAAGGAAAGGAGGACTGCCAGATTTTGATGCCCAATCAGGAATGTATTCCTTTAAGAAATTCAACTGCTTGATCCATAGGAGAATTTTCAATAAACAGTCACGAAACCCTACATTCTAGACCTTGACAAGATCTCCATGAATATAATGCGGGTAGTAATTCACAAGAATCATTTGAATGCATGAATAAAGTCTTAAATATCTGAAGAGAGAAAATGCACTTTGAATGAATAGAAAAGACACACAAACGTAGTGAATAGACTTGAGTCATGGTTATAACAATTTGACCATTTTTAGTTGAGGGACATTTTTATCTTGTTGAATAGATTAAATGAAAAACagttggacaatcacaaggatGTGACCCTTACACAAACAAATTGCACATTCTTTCAAAGCCTTTCAACTTTCCGTCCAAAAAGTGAAGTCTCAATAGGACAATGTGAGATAATAACTTACCTTCCAACAACTAGCGTTGGTATCAAGAAAGAAGGCACAGCTGAAACCAATCCCAAAAGCAAATACTCCAATTCTGTAAAGCTCTGCCCATCACAGTATGCTACTGTTAGAtaacatttaaatatttgactGCATGTATGTGTGTGCCTATGTGCATAACCTTGCTGTCTGGTGGACAGGGAGATTGTTCTCCAACATATATGAAATTGACCCATGTGAGAGTgcgggggcggggggggggggggagtaaagcaaatagaattttctacacaaatatatatttaactatgatgcacaaatatacatacatgagAACACTAAATGTAGCAATGGATATGAAGAAGTATCTtcaaaaaagtagaaaatataaattcatgTCCTTTCCCTGTCATTTCATTCCATTGCACTTAAATCTGGCAGCTGCCCAAATCAAGAAATTCATATTTACTTCAAACTAGGACAgccacaaatttataatttactcaAACAAGTCAAAAACACATAAGAATTGAAACTTCAAAAAGTCAAGATGCCACTGGCTTTGTTCAGGCTTCttagaaattaaaacaaacaaaacactGGATCTAATATGTTCCTCTGCTGGTCCTCCTTCCTCAATTTCCAGCAACCACCCACGCAATACAATAGACCACATTTACCCCTCCTATTTtgagcaaaataaaaaatgacaaagatATCATCTATTTAGGCCATAAAATAACTCCAAAATAGTTCTCTTAGAACAATCAGGAACATTATCCAAATACCAAATGCAGTCCACATCAGCTATAACAATGTCCAATTCGTTAGTAAACCGGCAAAATAAAGCCATCAAAAATGGAAAAAACCGTTTCAGTCTCACTAGCCAGTCATCATcacatcaaataattcaaatcttCCAAGTGAATTTAAATAGCTTAActttgatattatatatatatatatagagagagagagagagagagagagagagaaagagagagagcgagagagaccTCGTAGAGCTTGTAAGGGATGACAATGCCGAGGCAGAGGGTGAGCCAGAAGGGAGTGTAGAGAAGGAAGAACAATTCGCCCCACCTCTTGCTTGGATTTGAGGACAGCCAAAGATTCGAACTTGAAGAATCATAATTGACTCCCTTACCTGTCGCATTATTACCTTAGATAAATGTACAGAGTCTTGTATACACAGATACatgaatatacacacacatagaaCTGTCAAAAATCAGGCTTCGAGAAAGCAAAATTGGGGGCCAGCACAAACCCTGATTTTGTGTGAACTTACCGCCCATTTTGATTGGATCTCAAGACTAGATGGCGCCGATCACTGAATCTATGATCTGGGTTTCGAGTGTGGAGTGGCTGTTGACTGAACATTATTGGTTCGGAGGCTGGTGAACTCTTGGTTTTATGCGGAGCGAGGCACTGCCAGATCAGAAGAGCCGAGCTTGCTATCGCTAGGGCCCACTACTATTTCAATGCGATATTATGcttgcaaatatttttttgtaaaaaaaaaaaaaaaggtaatcacattaatattaatattaatattttcataattataaatagTTTTACTTTATATTCAGcattttagtttagttttattttatttaaatattttaaaaaataaacactgAAGTAtaaaggtaaaattattttgaaattaattgtgTTTGGTTCAAGTTaagatgtaattttttttttcagtaaaATAAAAAGGGGggttttagaaaataaaatgtaagaTTGGATTTTAAggttttgttttgtctttattacttataaattataattcataaATAGATAAAGGCTAATGCTAAGAGCAATGACTAAAGTTATTATTAGTTGAtgaaatgttacaaaatataacatatttatcattaattaataaaattattttaaaattaaaaacaatgcacctcatttaaaaaaaaagtgtattaatttattgaaatttaacCATTATCTTTAAGAtgataattaacattatttataaataaaataataaaaaatatatataataattaatagtaCAGGACAGGGGACTAAGTACGTAGGAGACTCCATCTCTACCCAACAAGCATTTCAAATGCCCCATCCATTCTCAGCCTTCCATTCTATTCGGCATTCTTTCCTCCTATCTAAAACACAAAAGGGGCGTGGGCTATTAATATTTAAGCCCACTGGGTCTacgaaaaagcaagaaaaattagGTCCACTGGGCCAACTAAGCCATGGGCTTTAAGGGTTTTCCTTTGTATTAAGAATTAAGTTCACTGGgtctattaaaaaaaagggaaaattagGCTCCATGGGCCAAGTCACCTTGGGGACCCTTTTACGCAGTTGGGCTTTAGGCTTTAATGCAGTCCAATCTGTGTAGTTAGTTACCCTTTCACCCGCCCTCTTGTTTCCAATGTATTCTCATAGATACTACATGCTGTGAGGTCTACATTTTTCCCTGAAAATTCAGGAATTTTGCTGAAAAGCtcctaatttcaaaaattatgtttgtacctcaataaattccaaaattcacaaaatatatgtatatttaaaattcggAAAATATTCTCCTAAAATGTATGACTATTGAAAAACACTTTACTAGaaacaaaagttattttctattataaattaaaagtaaaaatttagAACTTCAACCATAAAATCCTCTCCCTTTCTATCTCTCAAGTTTTATTGGTGAAAATAAGAGATTTCGGCCAAATCTTGGCATGTTTAAGCATTAATCAAAAGATAAATTCCTTCttcaataagaagaaaaaaaaaaaaaaaaagaagcttaCCCTTTCGTACTATGAccaaatttctaaataaaaaaatttataacaatGACGTTGACACATTATGACAAGTTAAAAAGTGTATTGATAAGGGgataaaacatataaatttCACTAAGTGTTCAATCTGAATGTTACATTCAATTGTGTTTTAACTAgtgatgatatttttttcatacaaaTGGTAAGTGGAAGGTATCACTTACCCATCCACCACGATAGAGTACATCTTTATAAGTTAGGTATGGACCTATAGTTAGTCTTTTATCATTTTATGGCTGTGGGCTCAAACCCAAAGCCAATAAAGGCATCGTACCTATGGAAACATATCGTCGCATTGCCCAGTTTTTCTTTATAAGTGGGTGTTGCCGTTTGGGCTTTCCCACTCAGAGTCACAGCAGCCGTACCGCCAACCCTCAACGCCCTCCATACATACATGTATACACTCACAGCCATCAGGCAGGCACACACCCAGTGATTCAGCTTCTGAGAAGGGCGCAATGGGTAACCCATTCATGCAAATTTTCATTTGTATTTGCTTGAAACTTTTATGTGCCCTTTGATGCCCCAAATTTATGGGAAAATATATGAGAGATTTAACCATGCTGCGTGGTCTTCAAAGAAGTGCTCTTCATGCCAATTAATACCAGGTAGCTAGGGTTTTCTCCTGTTCCttttctttgcttctttttcttagttttttttcaattattttttaaacttgttTAGCTCTAATGCATCATCGTCGCATCTCATTAGCATCGAGAGAATTTTAATACATCAGTTAAAATAgacaatatttaataattaaatactagTTCAATATTAATTGTTGAATCTTGAATTTAAGTTTAGTGAATTTCAAACATtgtttcaaatttattaaaacatgTATGTAGCACCTCTTGTGAAatgttattataatattaaattttaatattttgtatgactcttaacattaataataattatttaaacactaacgttgaatgttctacaaaaaaaaattaaaatttaatattaatattttctatgaCTTTTAACATGTGGCGGCTTTTGAAGTCTACTCATGAATGAGCCACTAAAttccatatttttaaaaaaatctgtttaaaatttttattacacATCATTACgtaagtatatattttattttaactttatttaatttaaatatgcACGATATCGTTCcactttttattttcatccGGCAATAAAGGCGAGTGGACCCCATGGTGACCCAGCTCTTGCAGAGGCTAGCAATGGTCAACGTCACGTACGTACCGTACATTTTTTCATAGCCTTAAATGAGAACTATTtgtgtataatattttttttcataaattaaataagttcgtaatttatataatttttctgaaattatttaatgtgactaATGTAATTATaacttgtgttttttttttaattaaagagaCAAAAGGCCCTCATATTGCAAATTGGGTAATTTTGGTCTATAGTGGTGGGCTCGATACATCTAATGTgcttaagatatattttttatttcttacataattattataatcaACACGTGAACCTCATAATTATTATAATCAATGTGCCTaagtaaaattatgtttaagcgAAATGGTTATTGAGCATGTAAAGGCTACCTACTTGCACTTGGTGAATCAAATTTTATGTCTTAACAGTAGTGCTTTTATTGAGTTTTTATATGGGTTAGCAAATGAAGGAGTATTTGCCATGGGCTTTACTGTGGGCCCATTATTATTTGTTCACTTGGACACTTCCCTTGGCATATTTGAGTGTAAAATATGTTCTCAAAAGAAAACTTCTTTGGAAGTAACAAGTC is from Diospyros lotus cultivar Yz01 chromosome 2, ASM1463336v1, whole genome shotgun sequence and encodes:
- the LOC127793890 gene encoding cycloeucalenol cycloisomerase — translated: MGGKGVNYDSSSSNLWLSSNPSKRWGELFFLLYTPFWLTLCLGIVIPYKLYESFTELEYLLLGLVSAVPSFLIPTLVVGKADSSLCWKDRYWVKASIWIIIFSYVGNYFWTHYFFTVLGASYTFPSWKMNNVPHTTFLLTHVCFLFYHVTSNITLRRLQHFVADFPEKSQWVIKAAWIFSLSYFIAYLETLAISNFPYYEFVDRASMYKVGSLFYAIYFFVSFPMFLRIDEKPGDPWDIPRVAVDALGAAMLVTIILDLWRIFLGPIIPIPDTKQCLQPGLPWFPGHIQA